A section of the Tenrec ecaudatus isolate mTenEca1 chromosome 10, mTenEca1.hap1, whole genome shotgun sequence genome encodes:
- the MXRA7 gene encoding matrix-remodeling-associated protein 7 isoform X2 produces the protein MESPADLLAVLPALVTALALLLSWLLLKRGLSPEPPVEASGAPEPAAVPQEAPEEPAAVKPVGAEAEEATDTGQEEELDPEGERSLPQEEPEEEDGDTFSFKYSPGKLRGNQYKQMMTKEELREEQRTEESRSYP, from the exons ATGGAGTCGCCGGCCGATCTGCTGGCCGTGCTGCCCGCGCTGGTCACTGCGCTGGCGCTGCTGCTCTCCTGGCTGCTATTGAAACGCGGACTGAGCCCGGAGCCCCCGGTCGAGGCCAGCGGGGCCCCGGAGCCCGCGGCGGTGCCCCAGGAAGCGCCAGAGGAGCCTGCGGCGGTGAAGCCCGTGGGGGCTGAGGCCGAGGAGGCCACCGATACAGGCCAG GAGGAGGAACTGGACCCAGAGGGTGAGAGGAGCCTGCCCCAAGAAGAGCCCGAGGAAGAGGATG GTGACACCTTCTCCTTCAAGTACAGCCCCGGGAAGCTGCGGGGCAACCAGTACAAGCAGATGATGACCAAAGAGGAGCTGCGCGAGGAGCAAAG AACCGAAGAATCACGAAGTTATCCCTAG
- the MXRA7 gene encoding matrix-remodeling-associated protein 7 isoform X1: protein MESPADLLAVLPALVTALALLLSWLLLKRGLSPEPPVEASGAPEPAAVPQEAPEEPAAVKPVGAEAEEATDTGQEEELDPEGERSLPQEEPEEEDGDTFSFKYSPGKLRGNQYKQMMTKEELREEQRIELTADLTSL, encoded by the exons ATGGAGTCGCCGGCCGATCTGCTGGCCGTGCTGCCCGCGCTGGTCACTGCGCTGGCGCTGCTGCTCTCCTGGCTGCTATTGAAACGCGGACTGAGCCCGGAGCCCCCGGTCGAGGCCAGCGGGGCCCCGGAGCCCGCGGCGGTGCCCCAGGAAGCGCCAGAGGAGCCTGCGGCGGTGAAGCCCGTGGGGGCTGAGGCCGAGGAGGCCACCGATACAGGCCAG GAGGAGGAACTGGACCCAGAGGGTGAGAGGAGCCTGCCCCAAGAAGAGCCCGAGGAAGAGGATG GTGACACCTTCTCCTTCAAGTACAGCCCCGGGAAGCTGCGGGGCAACCAGTACAAGCAGATGATGACCAAAGAGGAGCTGCGCGAGGAGCAAAG GATTGAGCTGACCGCGGACCTCACTTCCCTGTAG
- the MXRA7 gene encoding matrix-remodeling-associated protein 7 isoform X3 gives MESPADLLAVLPALVTALALLLSWLLLKRGLSPEPPVEASGAPEPAAVPQEAPEEPAAVKPVGAEAEEATDTGQEEELDPEGERSLPQEEPEEEDGDTFSFKYSPGKLRGNQYKQMMTKEELREEQRVQREQLDAIFKLMKDNEETFGEMSDGDLKEQLRLYDM, from the exons ATGGAGTCGCCGGCCGATCTGCTGGCCGTGCTGCCCGCGCTGGTCACTGCGCTGGCGCTGCTGCTCTCCTGGCTGCTATTGAAACGCGGACTGAGCCCGGAGCCCCCGGTCGAGGCCAGCGGGGCCCCGGAGCCCGCGGCGGTGCCCCAGGAAGCGCCAGAGGAGCCTGCGGCGGTGAAGCCCGTGGGGGCTGAGGCCGAGGAGGCCACCGATACAGGCCAG GAGGAGGAACTGGACCCAGAGGGTGAGAGGAGCCTGCCCCAAGAAGAGCCCGAGGAAGAGGATG GTGACACCTTCTCCTTCAAGTACAGCCCCGGGAAGCTGCGGGGCAACCAGTACAAGCAGATGATGACCAAAGAGGAGCTGCGCGAGGAGCAAAG AGTGCAGAGAGAGCAGCTGGACGCCATCTTCAAGCTGATGAAGGACAACGAGGAGACGTTCGGCGAGATGTCCGACGGGGACTTGAAGGAACAGCTCCGGCTCTACGACATGTAG